From the Nitrospirota bacterium genome, one window contains:
- a CDS encoding type I restriction enzyme HsdR N-terminal domain-containing protein, protein MSVICDFITGQELTDTDDERIRQGIERFLVEEKGYSKEDVEVDKEFEISIDGEVNRSKVDIIVCVEEKRFMIIRCARGSLVSREREVISCARTFDVYQIPFAIVTNGEDAEVLDTVTGEVISCGLGAIPSKREALEAIKRIEFKRLPKERIEKEKRIFLAFDAIKCPLKCD, encoded by the coding sequence TTGTCAGTTATTTGCGATTTTATAACCGGTCAGGAATTAACTGATACTGATGATGAAAGGATCAGACAGGGGATAGAACGGTTCTTGGTCGAAGAGAAAGGTTATTCAAAAGAAGATGTTGAGGTTGACAAAGAGTTCGAGATATCTATTGACGGTGAGGTAAACAGGTCAAAGGTTGACATTATCGTATGTGTTGAAGAAAAGAGATTTATGATTATAAGATGTGCTCGTGGGTCATTGGTCTCAAGGGAAAGGGAGGTCATCTCCTGTGCAAGAACCTTTGATGTTTATCAGATTCCATTTGCCATTGTCACTAATGGAGAGGATGCAGAGGTTCTGGATACTGTTACTGGTGAGGTAATCAGCTGTGGTTTAGGGGCAATACCCTCAAAGAGGGAGGCCCTTGAGGCCATAAAAAGGATTGAATTCAAGAGACTTCCGAAAGAGAGGATCGAGAAAGAAAAGAGGATATTTTTAGCATTTGATGCTATCAAATGCCCCTTAAAATGTGATTAA
- a CDS encoding CoB--CoM heterodisulfide reductase iron-sulfur subunit A family protein: MATKDILIVGGGISGITTAVEAAEVGYEVTLIEKNPYLGGRVSQLNKYFPKLCPPSCGLEINFRRIKQNPRVKFFTLAEVEGISGKEGDFDVTIKLNPRYVNQRCTACNMCVAVCPVERSNDFNFGMNKTKAIYLPHDFAFPMKYVVDDKFCKKAECNKCVEVCKYNAIDLNMKAQSLSLNVGSIVWATGWNPYDATKIDNLGFGKYQNVITNMMMERLAAHNGPTNGKILRPSDGKEISKVAFVQCAGSRDENHLPYCSYICCLASMKQATYIREQYPEAEVFIFYIDIRAPGRYEKFYKKVQSDEKIKFIKGKVAQIEEDPATKDLTVVAEDAIAGKKIHEKVELVVLATGIVPSTQERKIPANISYDTDGFITSSNGIGGMYAAGCALKPFDVYSSVQDSVAAALKAIQSLVSPVRSSASLRTSNEGKGTSNGVGR, from the coding sequence ATGGCAACAAAAGATATATTGATTGTAGGCGGAGGGATTAGTGGGATAACTACAGCAGTAGAAGCGGCCGAGGTGGGGTATGAAGTAACTCTTATTGAGAAGAATCCCTATCTGGGTGGAAGGGTCTCTCAACTCAATAAATACTTCCCCAAATTATGCCCTCCAAGTTGTGGACTGGAGATAAATTTCAGAAGAATTAAACAGAATCCAAGGGTCAAATTTTTTACCTTAGCAGAAGTAGAAGGCATATCTGGCAAGGAGGGTGATTTTGATGTCACAATAAAGTTGAATCCCCGTTATGTCAATCAAAGATGCACTGCCTGCAACATGTGTGTGGCAGTATGTCCTGTTGAAAGGTCAAACGATTTCAACTTCGGTATGAATAAGACAAAGGCCATTTACCTTCCCCATGATTTTGCCTTTCCCATGAAATATGTTGTTGATGATAAGTTCTGCAAGAAAGCAGAATGTAACAAATGTGTCGAGGTTTGCAAATATAATGCCATTGATCTAAATATGAAGGCCCAAAGCCTCTCATTAAATGTGGGCTCAATCGTTTGGGCTACTGGCTGGAACCCATACGATGCTACAAAGATTGATAATCTTGGATTCGGAAAATATCAAAATGTCATTACAAATATGATGATGGAAAGGCTTGCAGCACATAACGGCCCTACTAATGGAAAAATTCTCCGTCCATCAGACGGAAAAGAGATCTCAAAAGTGGCCTTTGTCCAATGTGCTGGATCCCGTGATGAGAACCATCTCCCCTACTGTTCTTATATTTGTTGCCTCGCCTCTATGAAACAGGCCACTTATATCAGGGAGCAATATCCTGAGGCAGAGGTATTTATATTTTATATCGACATTCGTGCACCGGGAAGATACGAGAAGTTTTATAAAAAGGTCCAAAGCGATGAAAAGATAAAATTTATTAAAGGAAAGGTCGCCCAGATTGAAGAGGATCCTGCCACAAAGGACCTTACAGTGGTAGCAGAGGATGCAATTGCTGGTAAGAAGATTCATGAGAAGGTAGAACTGGTTGTACTTGCCACTGGGATAGTTCCCAGTACACAGGAGAGGAAGATTCCTGCAAACATATCTTACGATACAGATGGTTTCATTACATCCAGTAACGGAATAGGTGGGATGTACGCTGCTGGTTGTGCCTTAAAGCCATTTGATGTCTATTCCAGTGTGCAGGACAGCGTAGCAGCAGCGCTTAAGGCTATTCAGTCTTTAGTGAGCCCCGTTAGAAGTTCTGCAAGTTTGAGGACTTCTAATGAGGGTAAGGGAACTTCTAACGGGGTAGGGAGGTAA